A genomic region of Homo sapiens chromosome 4, GRCh38.p14 Primary Assembly contains the following coding sequences:
- the CXCL9 gene encoding C-X-C motif chemokine 9 precursor gives MKKSGVLFLLGIILLVLIGVQGTPVVRKGRCSCISTNQGTIHLQSLKDLKQFAPSPSCEKIEIIATLKNGVQTCLNPDSADVKELIKKWEKQVSQKKKQKNGKKHQKKKVLKVRKSQRSRQKKTT, from the exons ATGAAGAAAAGTGGTGTTCTTTTCCTCTTGGGCATCATCTTGCTGGTTCTGATTGGAGTGCAAG gAACCCCAGTAGTGAGAAAGGGTCGCTGTTCCTGCATCAGCACCAACCAAGGGACTATCCACCTACAATCCTTGAAAGACCTTAAACAATTTGCCCCAAGCCCTTCCTGCGAGAAAATTGAAATCAT TGCTACACTGAAGAATGGAGTTCAAACATGTCTAAACCCAGATTCAGCAGATGTGAAGGAACTGATTAAAAAGTGGGAGAAACAG GTcagccaaaagaaaaagcaaaagaatgggaaaaaacatcaaaaaaagaaagttctgaaAGTTCGAAAATCTCAACGTTCTCGTCAAAAGAAGACTACATAA